The following proteins come from a genomic window of Sphaerisporangium rubeum:
- a CDS encoding anti-sigma factor antagonist produces MELKVSTRSHAGHAILTVVGEIDLYTAPRLQAEFTRLLETGPDRVVIDMSGVEFCDSTGMNVLLSALKRMRERGGTLEVASPRPAVRKILQVTGLDSVFTVHDTLPTTPD; encoded by the coding sequence GTGGAGCTCAAGGTCTCGACTCGATCACATGCCGGCCACGCTATCTTGACGGTCGTCGGCGAAATCGACCTATATACCGCGCCTCGTCTCCAGGCGGAATTCACCCGCCTGCTGGAGACCGGCCCCGACCGTGTGGTCATCGACATGTCCGGCGTGGAGTTCTGCGACTCCACCGGCATGAACGTCCTCCTGTCCGCGCTGAAGCGCATGCGCGAACGCGGCGGCACCCTGGAGGTCGCGTCCCCCCGTCCAGCCGTGCGGAAGATCCTCCAGGTCACCGGCCTGGACTCGGTCTTCACCGTCCACGACACCCTTCCCACCACCCCCGACTGA
- a CDS encoding HAMP domain-containing sensor histidine kinase, which translates to MILQIIAVTAGLGLVIAVLGLTVLWLLRGRSIGVMLAVVAVVTVAATLAGVVAITMEMIIDGHPKDVVLTVVAIAGLVGIGVALVVARQVVAASRKLVTAVEEVPATLDFTPPQGPLPAELRTIAHALDQAYARLRAARQREQALEGARRELVAWVSHDLRTPLAGMRAMVEALEDGVVDDTATVSRYHNQIRLEVDRLAHMVDDLFELSRIHAGALRLSPRRVGLGDLVADALAGVEALAMAKGVRLTGDTPPVLPVYADAAELGRALRNLVVNAIRHTPQDGAVVVRATADDATVRLSVADACGGIPEDDLPRVFDVAFRGEAARTPGPDRGAGLGLAIARGIVEAHEGAIAVVNEGPGCRFEISLPRAASPA; encoded by the coding sequence GTGATCCTGCAGATCATCGCGGTCACCGCGGGCCTCGGCCTGGTGATCGCGGTGCTCGGCCTCACCGTGCTGTGGCTGCTGCGGGGACGGTCCATCGGGGTGATGCTGGCCGTGGTCGCGGTGGTGACCGTCGCCGCGACCCTCGCGGGGGTCGTGGCGATCACCATGGAGATGATCATCGATGGTCACCCCAAGGACGTCGTGCTCACCGTGGTCGCCATCGCCGGCCTCGTCGGGATCGGCGTCGCGCTCGTCGTGGCCCGTCAGGTGGTCGCCGCCAGCCGGAAGCTCGTCACCGCCGTCGAGGAGGTGCCGGCCACCCTCGACTTCACCCCACCGCAGGGCCCGCTTCCCGCCGAGCTGCGTACCATCGCGCACGCGCTCGACCAGGCGTACGCGCGGCTGCGCGCCGCACGCCAACGGGAACAGGCACTCGAAGGCGCGCGCCGCGAACTCGTCGCCTGGGTCAGCCACGACCTGCGGACCCCGCTCGCCGGCATGCGGGCCATGGTCGAGGCGCTGGAGGACGGCGTGGTGGACGACACCGCGACCGTCAGCCGGTACCACAACCAGATCAGGCTCGAAGTCGACCGCCTCGCGCACATGGTGGACGACCTGTTCGAACTGTCCCGCATCCACGCCGGCGCCTTGCGGCTCAGCCCGCGGCGCGTCGGCCTCGGCGACCTGGTGGCCGACGCGCTCGCGGGTGTCGAGGCACTGGCGATGGCCAAAGGTGTGCGGCTCACCGGCGACACCCCTCCGGTGCTCCCCGTGTACGCCGACGCCGCCGAACTCGGCAGAGCGCTGCGCAACCTCGTCGTCAACGCGATACGCCACACACCGCAGGACGGCGCCGTCGTCGTGCGGGCCACCGCCGACGACGCGACCGTGCGGCTGTCGGTCGCCGACGCCTGCGGCGGCATCCCCGAGGACGACCTACCACGGGTGTTCGACGTCGCCTTCCGCGGTGAGGCCGCGCGGACCCCTGGCCCCGATCGCGGCGCGGGGCTCGGTCTCGCCATCGCCAGAGGCATCGTCGAAGCGCACGAAGGCGCCATCGCCGTCGTCAACGAAGGGCCCGGGTGCCGCTTCGAGATCAGCCTCCCCCGAGCGGCTTCGCCGGCCTGA
- a CDS encoding response regulator transcription factor: MSAAPPARILVVDDDPTVAEVVVKYLERDGHQVDSVGDGAEALRRALADPPDLLVLDLMLPGMDGLQVCRKLRERRPVPVIMLTALGEEIDRVVGLETGADDYVTKPFSPRELALRVQSVLRRARGALVTTGTGVLRDADLVVDVGAHEVRLGGQEITLTAREYDLLAHLMRNPRQAFSRAALLNQVWGWSFGDSSTVTVHVRRLREKIEPDPTAPRRIVTVWGVGYRYEPVAP, encoded by the coding sequence ATGAGCGCGGCGCCGCCGGCCCGGATCCTGGTGGTGGACGACGACCCCACCGTCGCCGAGGTCGTCGTCAAGTACCTGGAACGCGACGGCCACCAGGTGGACAGCGTCGGCGACGGCGCCGAGGCCCTGCGCCGCGCGCTCGCCGACCCGCCTGACCTGCTCGTGCTCGACCTGATGCTGCCAGGCATGGACGGCCTCCAGGTCTGCAGGAAGCTCAGGGAACGCCGGCCGGTGCCGGTCATCATGCTCACCGCTCTCGGCGAGGAGATCGACCGCGTCGTCGGCCTGGAGACCGGCGCCGACGACTACGTCACCAAGCCGTTCAGCCCTCGTGAGCTGGCACTTCGCGTGCAGTCCGTGCTGCGCAGAGCCCGCGGCGCACTGGTCACCACCGGCACGGGAGTGCTGCGGGACGCCGACCTGGTGGTGGACGTCGGCGCGCACGAGGTGCGGCTCGGCGGGCAGGAGATCACGCTCACCGCGCGTGAGTACGATCTGCTGGCCCACCTCATGCGCAACCCGCGACAGGCGTTCAGTCGCGCCGCGCTGCTCAACCAGGTGTGGGGGTGGTCGTTCGGCGACTCCTCCACGGTGACCGTCCACGTACGGCGGCTGCGCGAGAAGATCGAACCCGATCCCACCGCGCCACGGCGCATCGTCACCGTGTGGGGTGTCGGGTACCGCTACGAGCCGGTGGCCCCGTGA
- a CDS encoding DUF6412 domain-containing protein: protein MTTLLDATVALLAQLVAGQSGPATLAAVGLVGVTLLLIAWAVRPVAPVAAAPAAWSRRHAEPVPFVRLRHPAAAGRPRPRAPSAGPAPAARPGTAPAR from the coding sequence GTGACCACTCTCCTCGACGCGACCGTCGCGCTGCTCGCGCAGCTCGTCGCGGGGCAGTCCGGCCCCGCGACGCTGGCGGCCGTCGGCTTGGTGGGGGTCACCCTGCTGCTGATCGCCTGGGCCGTACGGCCGGTGGCCCCGGTCGCGGCGGCCCCGGCGGCGTGGTCGCGCCGGCACGCCGAGCCTGTCCCCTTCGTACGGCTGCGCCATCCGGCCGCGGCGGGCCGTCCTCGTCCGAGAGCGCCGTCGGCGGGTCCCGCACCCGCCGCGCGTCCCGGCACGGCTCCGGCCCGCTGA
- a CDS encoding YidC/Oxa1 family membrane protein insertase: protein MFDLVLESAYRLITGLGSFTGPALAIVLFTLAVRALLLPLAVRQASAVKARLRLAPKVEALRRRYARDPERLLRETSALYRAEGTSMFAGLGPALAQAPFFLVTYRVFVSVTIAGHPNLLLAQSALGVPLGQHFAAAVAGGGLFGAPALVFLGLFVLLAVVAWVTSRRMGEVRPRALRLMPFLTVVFAAFVPLAAGLYLLVSTAWTAAERTLLHPRPA from the coding sequence ATGTTCGACCTCGTACTCGAATCCGCCTACCGCCTGATCACCGGCCTCGGCTCCTTCACCGGCCCTGCCCTGGCGATCGTCCTTTTCACGCTGGCCGTGCGCGCTCTTCTCCTGCCGCTGGCCGTGCGCCAGGCGTCCGCCGTGAAGGCACGGCTGCGCCTGGCCCCCAAGGTCGAGGCGCTGCGCAGGCGCTACGCGCGCGACCCCGAGCGCCTGCTGAGGGAGACCTCCGCGCTGTACCGCGCGGAAGGCACGTCGATGTTCGCCGGCCTCGGCCCGGCGCTCGCGCAGGCGCCGTTCTTCCTGGTCACCTACCGCGTGTTCGTGTCCGTGACCATCGCGGGCCATCCGAATCTGCTGCTCGCGCAGAGTGCGCTCGGTGTGCCGCTCGGCCAGCACTTCGCCGCTGCGGTGGCGGGTGGCGGGCTGTTCGGCGCGCCGGCGCTGGTCTTCCTCGGCCTGTTCGTGTTGCTCGCGGTGGTGGCGTGGGTGACGTCCCGCCGCATGGGGGAGGTGCGGCCCCGTGCGCTGCGGCTGATGCCGTTCCTCACTGTGGTGTTCGCCGCGTTCGTCCCCCTGGCCGCGGGGCTGTATCTGCTGGTCAGCACGGCATGGACGGCGGCGGAGCGCACGCTGCTCCACCCCCGGCCCGCCTAG
- a CDS encoding arginine deiminase has translation MNGADSEVGRLATVMLHRPGAELKRLTPRNNDKLLFDAIPWVGRAQEEHDAFAEALRDHGVEVLYLTELLQDTLEYEEAREEIIPAVLSDRQLGDRLARLTRRHLEDLDPEDLAQTLISGLAREELKTGRGLVYDLMDRHDFVVDPLPNLLFTRDSSVWIGDRVAVTSLAMPARARESLLTRLIYTHHPRFAGVEHLYEPWLEHLEGGDVLLMAPGVIAVGTGERTTPAGVERLCRRVFATGLAHTVLAVPIAQQRATMHLDTICTMVDADTVVMYPPVAYSLQAHAVTMSGDELRVADARPFLDAAARAMGVERVKVIDTGLDPVTAEREQWDDGNNTLALAPRVAVAYERNVETNARLEAAGIKVIRIAGSELGSGRGGPRCMSCPISRERLSALP, from the coding sequence ATGAACGGAGCCGACAGCGAGGTCGGACGGCTGGCCACGGTGATGCTGCACCGGCCCGGTGCCGAACTCAAACGGCTCACTCCGCGCAACAACGACAAGTTGCTGTTCGACGCGATCCCGTGGGTCGGCAGGGCACAGGAGGAGCACGACGCGTTCGCCGAGGCGCTGCGCGACCACGGTGTCGAGGTGCTGTACCTGACCGAGCTGCTGCAGGACACCCTGGAGTACGAGGAGGCCCGTGAGGAGATCATCCCCGCGGTGCTGTCGGACCGGCAGCTCGGTGACCGGCTGGCGCGGCTCACCCGGCGGCACCTGGAGGACCTCGACCCCGAGGACCTGGCCCAGACCCTGATCTCGGGCCTCGCGCGCGAGGAGCTGAAGACCGGCAGGGGCCTGGTGTACGACCTGATGGACCGGCACGACTTCGTCGTGGACCCCCTGCCGAACCTGCTGTTCACCCGGGACTCCAGTGTGTGGATCGGCGACCGTGTGGCGGTGACCAGCCTCGCCATGCCGGCCCGTGCCAGGGAAAGCCTGCTCACCCGGCTGATCTACACCCACCATCCGAGGTTCGCCGGCGTCGAGCACCTGTACGAGCCGTGGCTGGAGCACCTGGAGGGTGGTGACGTGCTGCTGATGGCGCCGGGTGTCATCGCGGTCGGCACGGGTGAGCGCACGACCCCGGCGGGGGTGGAGCGGCTGTGCCGGCGGGTGTTCGCGACGGGGCTCGCGCACACGGTGCTGGCGGTGCCGATCGCACAGCAGCGTGCGACCATGCATCTCGACACGATCTGCACGATGGTCGATGCCGACACCGTGGTGATGTACCCGCCGGTGGCGTACTCGCTGCAGGCGCACGCGGTCACGATGAGCGGTGACGAGCTGCGGGTCGCGGACGCGCGGCCGTTCCTCGACGCGGCGGCCCGCGCGATGGGGGTCGAGCGGGTGAAGGTGATCGACACCGGCCTCGACCCGGTGACGGCGGAACGCGAGCAGTGGGACGACGGCAACAACACGCTGGCGCTGGCCCCGAGGGTCGCGGTGGCGTACGAGCGCAACGTGGAGACCAACGCGCGCCTTGAGGCGGCCGGGATCAAGGTGATCAGGATCGCGGGGAGCGAACTCGGCAGCGGCCGTGGCGGGCCGCGGTGCATGTCGTGCCCGATCAGCAGGGAACGGCTATCCGCACTCCCGTAA
- a CDS encoding ATP-binding protein, with protein MLLPYAPTSVAIARRRLSADLADHGVFDAAVEDAVLVVSELLSNALRHAHPLPSGQIMATWDWADDHVEVTVSDGGAATEPRAGRPALSSLGGRGLGIVEFLATRWGVRHDGEVTTVWAVLPAPAAVLEAQIASSEMGILRECG; from the coding sequence GTGCTGTTGCCGTATGCGCCGACCAGCGTCGCGATAGCCCGGAGGAGACTCAGCGCTGATCTCGCGGACCACGGCGTGTTCGACGCGGCCGTCGAGGACGCCGTCCTGGTGGTCAGCGAACTGCTCAGCAACGCGCTGCGTCACGCGCATCCGCTGCCGTCCGGGCAGATCATGGCCACCTGGGACTGGGCCGACGATCACGTCGAGGTGACGGTCAGTGACGGCGGCGCCGCCACCGAACCCCGCGCGGGACGTCCGGCGCTCTCGTCGCTCGGCGGACGCGGCCTCGGCATCGTTGAGTTTCTCGCCACGCGATGGGGTGTGCGGCACGACGGGGAGGTCACCACCGTCTGGGCTGTTCTGCCGGCCCCCGCCGCGGTGCTGGAAGCCCAGATAGCGTCGTCCGAAATGGGGATTTTACGGGAGTGCGGATAG
- a CDS encoding PAS domain-containing sensor histidine kinase, giving the protein MSDDSDQTVANADDGLARAVLACSAGAVVALDRDLAVLSWNPAAERLFGWRAAELTGRRAPIVPDELMSEHNAVLERVRTGGPVSLRTKRLRKDGALLDVGVDISALRSDGGALLGYVGVYHSVEEDRAAREPGARRDRLVRRLTDVVADINAELDLTHVLDRIAESLTELTGADAGGFVLIENERLRLVSTHGLPGDLRGATADLRTSLVGKLLRTGKTVLLETGDQAMLDELIWSELPGLHTIALGVAAVGGRPYGALYALFAQHKAGHVELELLELLAGHAGIALGNAMAYQDAVRQRAHERAVVDASADGIAVLDEAGSVRQWNPAAEELTGSPAAEVIGGRPPFPLPAPGEKLTTQLPSGRWLDVVSAEIVETAEVVVDFRDVTRAKELEEAKDLFLATTSHELRTPITVVQGFASTLDARWDKMSDVERRSAVRTIAERSRSLGRLMDHLLLGARAGAKELQVQVESFDLGERVRAATLGMPALSDKHRVEVDIPHGLPWVDGDTLATDILLGQLLENAFKYSPDGGLIRVSVWRDGDRVVVTVEDEGVGIAPDDRDRVFERFVQADSGDRRRFGGVGLGLYIARSLARAQGGDVTAHPRPGGGTRMRFVLGATRAYIESDTPKR; this is encoded by the coding sequence ATGAGCGACGACAGCGATCAGACGGTGGCGAACGCCGACGATGGTCTCGCTCGCGCCGTCCTCGCCTGTTCGGCCGGCGCCGTCGTCGCGCTCGACCGCGATCTCGCCGTCCTGTCCTGGAACCCTGCCGCGGAGCGCCTGTTCGGCTGGCGGGCCGCGGAGCTGACCGGCCGGCGTGCGCCGATCGTCCCCGACGAGCTGATGTCCGAGCACAACGCGGTGCTGGAGCGGGTGCGCACCGGCGGGCCGGTCTCGCTGCGCACCAAACGGCTGCGCAAGGACGGCGCGCTGCTCGACGTCGGTGTGGACATCAGCGCTCTGCGTTCCGACGGCGGCGCGCTGCTCGGGTACGTCGGCGTCTACCACTCCGTCGAGGAGGACCGCGCCGCTCGCGAACCCGGTGCGCGCAGGGACCGGCTGGTGCGGCGGCTCACCGACGTCGTGGCCGACATCAACGCCGAGCTGGACCTGACGCACGTGCTCGACCGCATCGCCGAGAGCCTGACCGAGCTCACCGGAGCGGACGCGGGGGGCTTCGTGCTGATCGAGAACGAACGCCTGCGCCTGGTCAGCACGCACGGCCTGCCGGGTGACCTGCGCGGCGCCACCGCCGACCTGCGCACCAGCCTGGTCGGCAAGCTGCTGCGCACCGGCAAGACCGTGCTGCTGGAGACCGGCGACCAGGCCATGCTGGACGAGCTGATCTGGTCGGAGCTGCCGGGCCTGCACACCATCGCGCTCGGCGTCGCGGCGGTGGGTGGCCGGCCGTACGGCGCGCTGTACGCGCTGTTCGCGCAGCACAAGGCGGGGCACGTCGAGCTCGAACTGCTCGAACTGCTCGCCGGCCACGCCGGCATCGCGCTCGGCAACGCCATGGCGTACCAGGACGCCGTGCGGCAGCGCGCGCACGAGCGCGCCGTGGTGGACGCCAGCGCCGACGGCATCGCGGTGCTGGACGAAGCCGGTTCCGTACGCCAGTGGAACCCCGCGGCCGAGGAGCTGACCGGGTCGCCGGCCGCCGAGGTCATCGGCGGCCGGCCGCCGTTCCCCCTGCCGGCGCCTGGCGAGAAACTCACCACCCAGCTTCCTTCCGGCCGCTGGCTCGACGTCGTGAGCGCCGAGATCGTCGAGACCGCCGAGGTGGTGGTCGACTTCCGCGACGTCACCCGCGCCAAGGAGCTGGAGGAGGCCAAGGACCTCTTCCTCGCGACCACCAGCCACGAGCTGCGCACCCCGATCACGGTCGTGCAGGGCTTCGCGAGCACCCTCGACGCGCGCTGGGACAAGATGTCGGACGTCGAGCGGCGCTCGGCGGTGCGCACCATCGCCGAGCGCTCACGTTCACTCGGCAGGCTGATGGACCATCTGCTCCTCGGCGCGCGGGCCGGCGCCAAGGAGCTGCAGGTCCAGGTGGAGAGCTTCGACCTCGGGGAACGGGTGCGGGCCGCCACGCTCGGCATGCCGGCGCTGTCGGACAAGCACCGCGTCGAGGTCGACATCCCCCACGGACTGCCGTGGGTGGACGGTGACACGCTGGCCACCGACATACTGCTCGGCCAGCTCCTGGAGAACGCCTTCAAGTACTCGCCGGACGGTGGGCTGATCCGGGTGTCGGTCTGGCGGGACGGTGACCGTGTCGTGGTCACGGTCGAGGACGAAGGGGTCGGCATCGCGCCGGACGACCGCGACCGGGTGTTCGAGCGGTTCGTGCAGGCCGACAGCGGCGACCGGCGCAGGTTCGGCGGCGTGGGACTCGGGCTGTACATCGCGCGCAGCCTCGCGAGGGCCCAAGGCGGAGACGTGACGGCGCATCCACGACCCGGCGGTGGCACGCGAATGCGTTTCGTGCTCGGCGCCACCCGCGCCTATATCGAATCCGACACACCTAAGCGGTAA
- a CDS encoding methylated-DNA--[protein]-cysteine S-methyltransferase, with protein sequence MTAGDLEALVRLTAPGYVGETPPEVAFGMTDTPVGRLALAVTARGLVACSYEDEHVVFARVTRALGTFIGPDPRRLDPVRRELDAYFSRRLRTFTVPVDLRLAPPFARTVLQMTMAIPYGGTTTYPDIAERMGRPQALRAIGNALTADPVCVIVPCHRVIEAPGRLGGYAGGPAAKELLLRLEEAV encoded by the coding sequence ATGACAGCGGGCGACCTTGAGGCCTTGGTGCGGCTGACGGCCCCCGGTTATGTCGGCGAGACCCCGCCTGAGGTCGCGTTCGGCATGACCGACACCCCGGTGGGCCGGCTGGCGCTCGCGGTGACCGCGCGCGGCCTGGTCGCGTGCAGCTACGAGGACGAGCACGTCGTCTTCGCGCGCGTCACCCGCGCTCTCGGCACGTTCATCGGGCCCGACCCCCGCCGGCTCGACCCGGTGCGGCGCGAGCTCGACGCGTACTTCTCCCGCAGGCTGCGCACGTTCACCGTCCCCGTGGACCTGCGGCTGGCCCCGCCGTTCGCGCGCACGGTGCTCCAGATGACGATGGCGATCCCGTACGGCGGCACCACCACCTACCCCGACATCGCCGAGCGCATGGGCCGGCCGCAGGCGCTGCGCGCCATCGGCAACGCGCTGACCGCCGACCCCGTCTGCGTGATCGTCCCCTGTCACCGGGTCATCGAGGCGCCTGGCCGTCTCGGGGGGTACGCCGGCGGTCCCGCGGCGAAGGAACTGCTGCTCCGCCTGGAAGAAGCCGTGTGA
- a CDS encoding purine-cytosine permease family protein — protein MSPAVDEAPLTLDEAPPKTLGAFDQGAFWANLGVSLLGFSGALLLLDPLGGAPLGLGAAVLAAVVGSLIGTTMVGLAAVPGARTGAPAMVLLRGLFGARLSYVPTVLNIVQMFGWGAFELWVIANGAQAIFGDAVPYWVWVVAAGVLTVALTIRPLGMIRLLRRFVTAGVVIAMVWLTVALVRQAPSLGTGSWHSFAPAVDYVIALSVSWVPVAADYARHSRSGRAAFGGVVTGYTIAQVACLVLGILALAVVGNDPDRVWEAFVAVPLGGLFFGVLVLRETDQSFANVYSTAMSLQNLMPRVDRRVLSVVVGALTTVIALFADVNSYGAFLGVIGAVFVPMFAVLAVDYFLLGGAARWDTSSGAPSRWLMVVPWVLGFVAYWVVTASPTVGWWDAVWAAVRDAVGFEHQPWMNAALAAFAVAALVTYLTRLLPGGAAVPSPRDRRRTPRDGQAPR, from the coding sequence ATGTCGCCTGCCGTCGACGAGGCCCCGCTGACCCTCGACGAGGCCCCGCCGAAGACGCTCGGCGCGTTCGACCAGGGGGCATTCTGGGCCAACCTCGGGGTGAGCCTGCTGGGGTTCTCCGGGGCCCTGCTGCTGCTCGATCCGCTCGGCGGCGCTCCGCTCGGGCTCGGCGCGGCGGTGCTCGCCGCCGTGGTGGGGAGCCTGATCGGCACGACGATGGTCGGGCTCGCCGCCGTGCCGGGTGCGCGCACCGGTGCGCCGGCGATGGTGCTGCTGCGCGGGCTGTTCGGCGCGCGGCTGTCGTACGTGCCGACCGTGCTCAACATCGTGCAGATGTTCGGCTGGGGTGCGTTCGAGCTGTGGGTGATCGCCAACGGAGCACAGGCGATCTTCGGGGACGCCGTGCCGTACTGGGTGTGGGTGGTCGCGGCGGGAGTGCTGACCGTCGCGCTCACCATACGGCCGCTCGGCATGATCCGCCTGCTGCGCCGGTTCGTCACGGCCGGCGTAGTGATCGCGATGGTGTGGCTCACGGTCGCGCTGGTGCGGCAGGCGCCGAGCCTCGGCACCGGGAGCTGGCACTCCTTCGCGCCGGCGGTCGACTACGTGATCGCGCTGTCGGTGTCGTGGGTGCCGGTCGCCGCCGACTACGCGCGCCACTCGCGGTCCGGCCGCGCCGCGTTCGGCGGGGTGGTCACCGGGTACACGATCGCGCAGGTCGCGTGCCTGGTGCTCGGCATCCTGGCTCTCGCCGTGGTGGGGAACGACCCCGACCGGGTGTGGGAGGCGTTCGTCGCGGTGCCGCTCGGCGGGCTGTTCTTCGGCGTGCTGGTGCTGCGCGAGACCGACCAGTCGTTCGCCAACGTCTACTCCACCGCGATGTCGCTGCAGAACCTCATGCCGCGCGTGGACCGGCGGGTGCTGTCGGTCGTCGTCGGCGCGCTGACCACGGTGATCGCGCTGTTCGCCGACGTGAACTCCTACGGCGCGTTCCTCGGCGTGATCGGCGCGGTGTTCGTGCCGATGTTCGCGGTGCTGGCCGTGGACTACTTCCTGCTCGGCGGGGCCGCGCGGTGGGACACCTCGTCGGGTGCGCCGTCGCGGTGGCTGATGGTCGTGCCGTGGGTGCTCGGCTTCGTGGCCTACTGGGTCGTGACCGCGAGCCCGACCGTCGGCTGGTGGGACGCGGTGTGGGCCGCCGTGCGGGACGCCGTGGGCTTCGAGCACCAGCCGTGGATGAACGCGGCGCTCGCGGCGTTCGCCGTCGCCGCGCTGGTGACGTACCTCACACGGCTTCTTCCAGGCGGAGCAGCAGTTCCTTCGCCGCGGGACCGCCGGCGTACCCCCCGAGACGGCCAGGCGCCTCGATGA
- a CDS encoding rhodanese-like domain-containing protein produces the protein MVRMNVPEIEAGQVPEDVFLLDVREPEEWRAGHAPTAVHIPLGMLQQRVDELPAGVPVYVVCKVGGRSANAAAWLNHIGREAVNVGGGMMSWAAAGRPMVADHEGKPFVA, from the coding sequence ATGGTGCGCATGAACGTGCCAGAGATCGAGGCCGGACAGGTGCCGGAGGACGTCTTCCTGCTCGACGTGCGCGAGCCGGAGGAGTGGCGTGCCGGTCACGCACCCACCGCCGTGCACATTCCGCTCGGCATGCTCCAGCAGCGGGTCGACGAGTTGCCGGCCGGCGTGCCGGTCTACGTGGTGTGCAAGGTCGGCGGCCGTTCGGCGAACGCCGCGGCGTGGCTCAACCACATCGGCCGCGAGGCCGTCAACGTCGGTGGCGGCATGATGTCGTGGGCCGCCGCGGGCCGTCCGATGGTGGCCGACCACGAAGGTAAGCCTTTCGTGGCCTGA
- a CDS encoding Fpg/Nei family DNA glycosylase, translating to MPELPEVESLAEFLRERAVGRVIAAVEVVAFQALKTVDPPVSSLGGLTVTGVARYGKFLDLDCDGLHFITHLARGGWLRWRDDLTGARPVRPGKSPLAVRVRLAPGDDGLAPGFELTEAGTQKRLAVYVVRDPADVPGIASLGPDPLASDFTAEALGAILGGSRTQIKGLLRDQKVIAGIGNAYSDEVLHAARMSPFKIAGSLTEDETARLHEAIVTTLREAMERSRGMAAKDLKAEKRSGLRVHGRTGETCATCGDTIREVSFADSSLQYCPTCQTGGKPLADRRMSRLLK from the coding sequence ATGCCGGAGCTTCCCGAAGTGGAGTCGCTCGCGGAGTTCCTCCGCGAGCGGGCCGTCGGCCGTGTGATCGCGGCGGTCGAGGTGGTCGCCTTCCAGGCGCTGAAGACCGTGGACCCGCCGGTGTCGTCGCTCGGCGGCCTGACGGTGACCGGCGTGGCGCGGTACGGCAAGTTCCTCGACCTCGACTGCGACGGCCTGCACTTCATCACGCACCTCGCCAGAGGCGGCTGGCTGCGCTGGCGCGACGACCTGACCGGCGCCAGACCGGTGCGGCCCGGCAAGAGCCCGCTGGCGGTGCGGGTGCGCCTGGCCCCCGGGGACGACGGCCTGGCCCCCGGCTTCGAGCTGACCGAGGCCGGCACGCAGAAGCGCCTCGCCGTGTACGTCGTGCGCGACCCCGCCGACGTGCCGGGTATCGCGAGCCTCGGGCCCGACCCGCTGGCGTCCGACTTCACCGCCGAGGCGCTCGGCGCCATACTCGGCGGCAGCCGCACCCAGATCAAGGGCCTGCTGCGTGACCAGAAGGTCATCGCCGGCATCGGCAACGCCTACTCCGACGAGGTGCTGCACGCGGCTCGCATGTCCCCCTTCAAGATCGCCGGCTCGCTCACCGAGGACGAGACGGCGCGCCTGCACGAGGCCATCGTGACCACGTTGCGCGAGGCGATGGAGCGGTCACGCGGCATGGCGGCCAAGGACCTCAAGGCCGAGAAGCGCTCGGGCCTGCGTGTGCACGGCCGTACCGGCGAGACCTGCGCCACCTGCGGCGACACGATCAGGGAGGTGTCGTTCGCCGACTCCTCGCTCCAGTACTGCCCCACCTGCCAGACCGGCGGCAAACCCCTGGCGGACCGTCGCATGTCCCGCCTGCTCAAGTAG
- a CDS encoding DM13 domain-containing protein, producing the protein MDVRRIARHPVTWGAAAVLALALAGALYLFQPWRLFTTVYVAEPVPTAEAAPPAASGDGSVAPVAEPTKSGKPAKPAGPEVVATGKFISHEHATTGTAKVLKLADGRRVLRIENLDTSDGPDLRVWLSDQPVKEGTAGWRVFDDGAWVELGNLKGNKGDANYAIPADADLGELTSVTIWCRRFAVSFGAAALKA; encoded by the coding sequence ATGGACGTCAGGAGAATCGCGCGTCACCCGGTGACCTGGGGGGCCGCCGCCGTGCTCGCGCTGGCTCTCGCCGGTGCCCTCTACCTGTTCCAGCCCTGGCGGTTGTTCACGACCGTCTACGTGGCCGAGCCGGTGCCGACGGCCGAGGCGGCGCCGCCGGCGGCGTCAGGGGACGGGTCGGTCGCGCCGGTCGCCGAGCCCACCAAGTCCGGCAAGCCGGCCAAGCCCGCCGGCCCCGAGGTGGTCGCCACGGGGAAGTTCATCTCGCACGAGCACGCCACCACAGGTACCGCCAAGGTCCTGAAGCTCGCCGACGGCCGGCGGGTGCTGCGCATCGAGAACCTCGACACCTCCGACGGCCCGGACCTGCGGGTGTGGCTCAGCGACCAGCCGGTCAAGGAGGGTACGGCCGGGTGGCGTGTGTTCGACGACGGCGCCTGGGTGGAACTCGGGAACCTCAAGGGCAACAAGGGCGACGCCAACTACGCCATCCCCGCGGACGCCGATCTCGGCGAGCTGACCAGCGTGACCATCTGGTGCCGCCGGTTCGCGGTGTCGTTCGGCGCCGCCGCGCTGAAGGCCTGA